The Oncorhynchus gorbuscha isolate QuinsamMale2020 ecotype Even-year linkage group LG04, OgorEven_v1.0, whole genome shotgun sequence genome includes the window gtcctaatccaggcacttgtcatctcccgtctggattactgcaactcgctgttggctgggctccctgcctgtgccattaaacccctacaactcatccagaacgccgcagcccgtctagtgttcaaccttcccaagttctctcacgtcaccccgctcctccgctctctccactggcttccagttgacgctcgcatccgctacaagaccatggtgcttgcctacggagctgtgaggggaacggcacctcagtacctccaggctctgatcaggccctacacccaaataagggcactgcgttcatccacctctggcctgctcgtctccctaccactgaggaagtacagttcccgctcagcccagtcaaaactgttcgctgctctggctccccaatggtggaacaaactccctcacgacgccaggacagcggagtcaatcaccaccttccggagacacctgaaaccccacctctttaaggaatacttaggataggataaagtaatccttctcacccccccccccccttaaaatatttagatgcactattgtaaagtggctgttccactggatgtcataaggtgaatgcaccaatttgtaagtcgctctggataagagcgtctgctaaatgacttaaatgtaaatgtaaaatgataaactttgattagctaacacaatgtgccattggaaagcaggagtgatggttgctgataatgggcctctgtacgcctatgtagatattccataaagaatctgccgtttacagctacaatactcatttacaacattaacaaggtctacactgtatttctgatcaattttatgttattttaatggacaaaaaatgtgcttttctttcaaaaacaaggacatttctaagtgaccccaaacttttgaacggcagcGTCTTATCGGTAGTGTAatatcttatcacagcactggcaaaccatggttgaccaactccctgaccaaaatggctgacaTTTGTCCCATTAAAAGAAGGTTAAAgtccattctagtattctaattcctaattctatgttTCATTAACTGGCAACGTTGGGGAGAAGTGAACTACATGTATTTGAACTAGTTGTTACAAGGTTAAAACAGATACAACTCAAAGCTTaacagtttaggcattcattctgaggggttaaggttagggctttttatttatttatttaatttaacctctatttaaataggcaagtcaattaagaacaaatggttatttacaatgacagcctacaccgagCTACTTTGGGAAGACTTATAACAAAATGTTCATGGTATTCTCACGGCTTGCTAGAGCATTGTGAACTGCCATGGCGCAGTGGTTTAAGGAGTGCACTCTGACTCCAAGCCCCATGGATTGGCACCCTGTTCTGGGCCATCGTTTTTATTTTTTGATGAGCGCCGAAAAAGGCATATACTGTATCAATGTTCTCATCACCTTTTGATACATCTGAAATCGCTGTCTATTTCTAGTGAGCACCTTGTATTTTTCAGCCACCTATTTGATTATGTCAGACTCACATGTCATTATTGTCTCTGATCTACCCTGAGATTGTAGAAAGACATATTGGTTATTGATAGCAAAGGGCATGTTGTATTAATAATGGACATATGTCATTATGTGGAATCAtgtgtaaactgtgtgtgtgtttgttgtacaTGTTGTTAGCTTTTACATGCACACAAAAAAGTGAGAAAACAAACAATAGCTCTAGATATGAGATCCATTTGATTGGGTCTATATTCCATAGGGAATTCCTATTTTGGGTCCCACTTCAAATTACATACAAGTCTCAGCTAAACATGGTGTGATTTCTACCCAAAGGTGTGTGTTCACACCTCTTCGCTGAGCTATCAATAGCATACCGGCTAGCTagctgaccgtgtgtgtgtgtgtttgcgtgtgtgtgtgcacatgcatttGTACGTGCGTGGGTGTTTTGTGGGCCTGTGACGGCCTGTTCTTAGTCTCTTGGACCCAGGCAGAGGCGCTATATCTCTCTCGACGGGTGACCAGCAGTCTCATCTGTTCCAGCAGCTGAAACTACCCACATTCCATTCTGGGCACCTTTGGGGACACAAGGTGTAAAGTAATCTGAGACACGACAGTACCCTCACACTGATATAGTGGCTCTGTCTGTCTACCATCTACTGAGGCTATTTTGGTTGTTccaaattccctatatagtgcttaGTTCTTTTGACCAAAGGACAAAGCCATGGTCTCATAGTCAAACAAATGGAATCCAGCTTCATGTATGACCCTTAGTGAAGTGGCATGCACTATTCTCTATGCTGTACTAACTGTTCCAGACAGTCCAGTGATGCTCATGACTTGTGAAAGTTTAATGGGATTTAAACATGTAGTTTTCTCCCAGGAAATTTGCCTGAATTATTTTCAGTGTGAATATTGCATGACCAAGATGAGACAATCTCCGCTTCCAGCAAATGTCTCACAGATTACCTCAGctagatgacacacacacagcacaagcAAACAGTATGTCCCCATCCCGCTGTACTGCACAATTTCTTTTTAAATATGGGGAAAAAAACTCCTCAGAGGACTAACTTCCAACCTCGACCTCAACCAATTACACAGAAGGATGAGCTCACTCTGCTCCTGTCCAGCCAATTAGCTGTGGTGATGAGCTCACTgttttccctttcctctccctgataggctgtgtgtgtggttgagggCAGCAGCCGTGTGTGTGATAGACAGGCAGAAGCAGCCTTATTTACAAACCATTGACAGGAGATCTTCTCGCTCCACGAGCACCAGCAGCATCCAAGCATCCTCCTCTCACTTCATCTATTATTCACACaccccagctgtgtgtgtgtgtgtgtgtgtgtgtgtgtgtgtgtgtgtgtgtgtgtgtgtgtgtgtgtgtgtgtgtgtgtgtgtgtgtgtgtgtgtgtgtgtgtgtgtgtgtgtgtgtgtgtgtgtgtgtgtgtgtgtgtgagagagagagagaggatgctcTCATCAGAGCCGCGGGCACCTACACTCTGTCCCCTGCTACCCCAGAGTGCAGTGCCCCAGTCAGGATCCTGGACTATTGCTTTCCCAATAGGGAGGAACGGAGCAGATATGACGGACTGTGTTCAGTGGATGGACCTGCTGTACACCTCAAAGCTCCTCTTATTCATGGACTCTGTGCTCTTGCTGTATTGAGCTGCTTTTGCTGGTGGTCTCTCTCGCCTGTTTTTCTGTGCTGTAGCTGGCTCAACTCTGCCTGTTCTCTTTATATTTGGACCACATATTTTGTTTTTTCAAAATGCCTGAGGCCAACTACCTGCTCTCTGTGTCCTGGGGATATATCAAGGTAAGATGTGAGGTGGATTTtattattctaatactattaatATATTGTTTTCTGAAAAGCAGCCATCATTCCTCTGATGAGGTGAGAATGATGTCATTACCAGACAAAGGAAAAGCAGGCCTGTCCCTGACATCCACTTGaactttgtttatttgagctgtaaATATAGAGACAAAGGTGTTATGTGACATAATCCATGTGTACTTCTGGCATTATAAATAAATGTAAGTGTGGCTGGGTGTGTCGTCTGCAGCTCCCCCCAGTTGGTGTGATAATGGTGTTGCTCTCAGTGCCGGCTACAGATGTCTCTATGGAACAGTATGTCCACATGACTTATAGCTTATAGCTTACAGGGACTAGTTTTGGTATGAAATGCAGGAAAGGGGATTTGCTGTGTGGGAAAGGGTGGCATTGAGTGCATTGGTGAATATCAAAGGCATGTATCAACGGCAGTCACTTTCTAGAACAAAGATAATTTTGCTTTGGGTACCAAAATAATTGCAGCGACTCAATTGTAAGGAAGGGAAGATTCAAGCTTCACCAACATGTCCAGCGATACAGCGATGTTCAGCACTTTGTTCCACACTCATATACACAGTGTATGTCTGTTTGATCATTGGATAAGGTCGCTTGAAGGTGTTGAGTTCAAATCCCTTAGTTTGGCCAGGCTAACGCGGGGTCAACAATTGCCAGGTTTAGaatgaaatgtaaatgttgtcAGCACTACAGTTGAGGACAGCAGATGCTAGGGCTGGAAAATTGCCAGCGACATCACGATACGATATTCTCATGATTCTCACGATTTTACTATGATTTTGACATTCAAAACAAATTGCTGTCAATacctgctgcagagagacaatagagagcaTGAGAAAACAAGTGATCAGTCAGGGAAGTAATAGTGctaaaaacatgttggctcactattttaAAAGAATATGGAGAACCAGCTATAGGATGAAAGATAtcggagttttggtgcaggtacagccgactagcgcTAGCTAACGCTACCTACAGTAGCCcaaaaaaaatgtgattttattaATCAATACTTGGAGACAAATATCGATAAAATATTGTCCCAAAATAATATTGTAGTATCATATTGTAATAGTAGACACTCTTAGAAATATCACTATAGGCTATTGGGCTTTATCTACTTGCGATGGGATATTGTAGCTAAAACTAATTTACAAATTATAGCCTATATATGTGTGAAACTATATACATATAACTAAATACAGCCTTCATATAGCCTTCTGTGtgcttaaccaaatacatttgtGGGTTGGGACCGCTGATGTAGCTGTGGTGAGAGAGCGCTGCGGGAAGGTGTGATAAAATGTCTAATTTTACGGAACTGATTCGCAGCGCTCTCTGAAGCCTTCAGCCTGGTTTCGCAATCACTGTTTTTTAAGAGTTCAGCTACAGATTCCTCTGAATGTCCTCCAAATCGAAGGCCAAAGCTAAATTTGGGTCTGCCATTCCAGAGGGCGAGACTGAGGGAGAGTGGGAGCAAAGGACAGGGAGAATGAAAATGGGTGACGGAGAATTGGGTCACTGATTACATCAGAACTGTTGCTAGCAGGGGGGTGCAGCAGGTATCTCACCTGATCTGTACTCCCTTCAACctctcaactgtgtgtgtgtgtgtgtgtgtgtgtgtgtgtgtgtgtgtgtgtgtgtgtgtgtgtgtgtgtgtgtgtgtgtgtgtgtgtgtgtgtgtgtgtgtgtgtgtgtgtgtgtgtgtgtgtgtgtgtgtgtgtgtgtgtgtggagcatgCTGTAATAGTACTGATTAAAGTGTGGTGTCTCACAGTGTCTGCTGTTTCCCTTCTAAAAGACTCTCCTACCTTTAGAAATGACTTTACccggggcctcccgagtggtgcagtggtctaaggcattgcatcacagtgctagaggcattactacagacctgggttcattcCCAGACTGTACCACTTTGGGAGTTCCAAAggacagtgcacaattggcccagtgtcgtctgggttaggggaggatttgtcAGGTGGGGATTTAACTTGGCTCATCACACTCTAGCGACTCCAtgtggtgggccgggtgcctgcaggctgaccccggtcgccagttgaacagtgtttcctctgacacgttgGTGCTTCTCAGTTAAGCTGGTGGGTCATTTTTCGAAGTGACTCCActtttgtctctcccgagcctgttggggagttgcagcgatgagactaGAACGGGgtgtaaaataacaataaaaaatatatataaaatatgacTTTGGCCCTCAATGGCAGATATGGCCATATAGAATCCTCCAATTTGTGCTTCAGGATTCCACCAAGTTAACTTAAATCATACAAAATCATGATTGACACATCCAGTGCAGAATGTAACTCCATATTTATTTCCTGGTACACTGCACACTGtaaccccttctctctgtgtctgtgtgcgtgtgcgtgtgcgtgtgtgtgtgtgtgtgtgtgtgtgtgtgtgtgtgtgtgtgtgtgtgtgtgtgtgtgtgtgtgtgtgtgtgtgttgcagttcAAGAGAATGTTGAACAGGGAGCTCAGCCACCTGTCTGAGATGAGTCGCTCAGGGAACCAGGTGTCAGAGTTCATCTCCAGCACCTTCCTGGGTGAGTGACCACAGTTACCACTGGGCTCCTCCCTGCTCATTCTGGACCCTGTAGAGAGACCagagctgtgtcccaaatggcaccctattggatatctcactcactgtctgttattCTATGTGTTTGACACAGACAAGCAGCACGAGGTGGAGATGCCGACTCCCCAGAcgcagaaggagaaggaagacaagaagAATAGACCCATGTCTGAGATCAGTGGAGTGAAGAAACTGCAGCACAGCTCCAGCCTCACCAACTCTAACATACCCCGCTTCGGAGtcaagagcgagacagaggacgAACTGGCTAAGGTGGGCAGCCgtgggagagagggttaggaaaGGGAGGGCGAGGAGACATGAAGAGACAGGTTGAGGGAGAAAGTGGGATAGAGGGTCGTATAGGGGAGAGGGTTGTAGGGAAAGAtctagagaggagggatagagaaagaggagaagaccAAGAGAGTGAGGCTCTAAAACGACTGTATCAGTGTAAGAATGGTTGTTTTCCCTTTGCAGGAGATGGAGGATGTAAATAAATGGGGCCTTAACGTTTTCAAAGTCACTCAGTTCTCTGGGAACAGGCCCCTGACCGTCATGATGCACACTATATTCCAGGTATAGATAAGTTAAATGTGATCTGCTTTATTTTTGTTGATTGTACTAACATGACTTGTATCCACAGTCTATTACAATACaatattatgtttttgttttgtttttcttatAGGAAAGAGACTTGTTAAAAACTTTTAAAATTCCACTCGACACTTTTATAACCTACCTGATGACCTTAGAAGACCATTACCATGGCGATGTGGcctaccacaacaacatccatGCTGCTGATGTCACCCAGTCCACTCACGTGCTGCTATCCACCCCCGCTCTAGAGGTTGGACCcctcaatcaatcagtcaattcATCAATAATACTGCATTTGTACAAAACCTAGACCCACAAAAATATACTTCAGCTTTAATTTGTCAGGATTGTAACTGACAGATTTCTGATTGCTGTTATTTGGTTGAATGGCTGGTGTGACCCTGTACTGTCCTCTCTGCTGTTCCCAGGCTGTGTTCACAGACCTGGAGATCCTAGCTGCCATATTTGCCAGTGCTATTCATGACGTGGACCACCCTGGAGTCTCCAACCAGTTCCTCATCAACACCAGTGAGTCTAAATACAGACCTGACTTAACAGTTACGTCACTGACTTACACAAGGCATGATGgatgccctctgtctctcccccgcATTTGAGATTAACACTCAATTTCAAGCACACAGGTTACTAAACAACCCTACTGAGAGATTCAAACCacccatgtgcacacacacacacaaacacacacctcctcctccgttGTGCCATGTGGTGTCTCCCTGAAGTCCAGAGGGGGATGCCCTGCAGCGAAGGCAGTAGGGGTCATCAGTCAGGAAACACTAGAATGAGCCTCGGTCAGCCAGAACACCAGATCTgtttaagtgaatatttatgttaACGCTATAAGGACCTCAACAACACCTCTTCATTGAACATGTCAAACATCTGAGTcagtgtatgtatgtttgtcCCCCAGATTCGGAGCTGGCCCTCATGTACAATGACTCGTCAGTCCTGGAGAACCACCACCTGGCTGTGGGCTTCAAGCTGCTTCAGGAAGAGAACTGTGACATCTTCCAGAACCTGACCAAAAAACAACGACAATCACTGCGCAAGATGGTCATCGACATCGTTAGTGACTGGATAGTAATCAGTAACCAATAGCAATAGGAACATCTCTGAAATAGTGTTCACATCAGCTTAAAAAATGTCCATGGTTATACTTGAGTGCTACTGTTTACTTCTTCTATGTTATCAGATGTTACCAAACTCTCCATTAATATAGAAGATGTGTTATATTGGTTTGTCCCTGGCAGTATTGTGACAGCCTGTGTTGTGTCTCTGGTGGTTCCCAGGTCCTAGCGACTGACATGTCCAAGCACATGAACCTCCTGGCTGACCTGAAGACCATGGTAGAGACCAAGAAGGTGACCAGCTCTGGAGTTCTACTCCTGGACAACTACTCTGACAGGATCCAAGTTTTGCAGAACATGGTGCACTGTGCAGACCTGAGTAACCCCACCAAGCCCCTGCAGCTGTACCGCCAGTGGACCGACCGCATCATGGAAGAGTTCTTCAcccagggggacagggagagggagagaggcatggagatCAGCCCTATGTGTGACAAACACAACGCCTCTGTCCAGAAGAGCCAGGTACCCCCAACAAACCAGACGCACAAGGACTGAAACACTCACTCTGCTTTGAAACAAACCACACCAAAACACTCATACAACCCCAAACAACAcgcacacaccaaacacacacacaaatcctttCTATTGTTtttcactaaccctaaccctctctgtcctctctccaggTGGGCTTTATTGACTACATCGTCCACCCTCTATGGGAGACGTGGGCAGACCTGGTCCACCCTGACGCTCAGGACATCCTGGACACTCTGGAGGACAACAGGGAGTGGTACCAGAGCACCATCCCCCAGAGCCCTTCACCCACCCTGGACGAGCCTGAGGACGGCAGCCGTCCCCCTGGAGGGGACAAGTTTCAGTTTGAACTCACCCTGGAGGAGGACGGGGAATCAGACACGGAGAAGGACAGTGGCAGCCAACCCgaggaagaggatgaagaagaggagaacagTTGTAGTGACTCAAAAACACTCTGTACGCAGGACTCAGAGTCAACAGAGATACTACTGGACGAacaggtgggggaggaggaggaagaggaagtggagggagagtcCTCTTCATCACAACCttgtgtagtggaggaggaagaggagggggaggaaggggaagagaagggcgAGGAGAAACCAGCCGATACATAGCAGTGTATGCACTGCAACTAAACTTTTCTTCTTAGTAACCAGAGATGATTATTTCTAGAGTATTTTGGGGGATTTATGGACTATGTCtgttatttttaaaatatatttatgttTAGGGTTCCAAAGCGCACGCTGTTCACCCCTTGgccactcctccctcctcatccttgGTCAGCTTCTCAGACACACCCATTGGTACTTCTACAACTTTTTTGCACTCAGGAAAACTCTTTTCCATTCCCGTTTGTACCGGAGTAGTCTGTGTGTTATTTCACTTCAAAACCTAGTCCTAGTGTGTTGAAGTTACATTAAGGATTATGATTAGAGATTAGAGTGTGTTTCATGctgttcatatacagtatatctctacTCCTTTCAGCCTTGGCTGACCAATGGCggtgtttctgtgtgttattaagtGCCCATTCTTCAGAAGTCACTATAGTGTCTGTTTTTCTTAGTTGTTTGTATTTATCAGCAAAGCAACACGCTACGTTGTTGTGTGGTCTGGATGAATGAAATCCCAACAGGACACGTCACGATGGAGAGAGGCGCTGCAGCACATTGAGAGAAAAATGCATTGTGGGAATTTATCAAGACACTTTTCTGAAGTTGAAGTCTTCCTTGAAAACCTGACTAAAAAGGCTAAGATCTTACAGCTCTAATGCTCGGTTTAACCTCGATAGAGTTTTTGTATCGTACCATACATAACATGGAGATCTATTGTAGATTCTACTTTTGTTAACCAAGAAaaaaaaaagtgacttttgaAAACATTTGAAAGGCACTTGAAAACTGTTGATGAGAAATGCCTCATCTGCCACTGCTTTTCTGTGTGTAAAAGGGTAACTTTTTATTGTTTTGGGGGAGTATTGGGGAGTATTCTCAGACTTCCAAATCAAGCCCTTGCCCCTACCCTCCACGCagtagatctgagaggattggataGATATTAGCGGatccaatcctctcagatctacagGAGTGCCTAAAGGGTAGGTGCTAGGGCTTGATTTGGGATCGCACGTTTATCAAAAAGCATTTACACTATTACTCCCATACCACTGTCCCCATGTTCGGTTGTCATAATCGTGCAACAATCATTTCAAGGATCGTTTTCCCTGAAGAAAAACATGACACATGTTGACACATACTTGACTTTACGTTGAATGAAATCATTTTGTCTGACTGACCAGAAAGAATCCTTGAAGTTCTACTTATTGTTGCCTGCAGTAAATATGAGCGCATGTCATCTTACAATGCAATGCTCGTTAGAAGCATTGGAGTGCTGCATTGGAGTGCTGCAAGTTTACAGAGGTGATGTCACCACACTCTGCTGTACTGTGGAagtctatggggggggggggggggggttgatacCTATAGCAATGTTATAATAGAATTTTGGTAATTTGGTGGGTTGCGACACTTTTTGTGCTACGCACATGGTGACCTTATTTCCTATTACTTGTCAATCATGTCTCCATTTCCTGATTGTTGTGTAGGGAGGTGGTCAATTCGATTTCATATTCGGGACGCAATTTATTGAATAATAGTTCAATAATAATAAACACAGAGATTAACTTTCAAATCCCTCAGATAAAGTAATAGCTTTGTGAGATGTCTGAAATATGTACAGTCATTATTACAGCAACATTTGTGAGTGCTAATAAGAAACAAATCAATTCCGGTTCAATAATTGAAAGTTCCTCATTGAAAATAAATAGCTCTTTTCAAGTCTTGAATAGGAATAGGAATATCCTGAATTTACTTCAAATGGAATTGTCCACAGCCCTTACTGCAGGTCACTAATATTTTACAATGCACTTCATGGTTGATGTTTTCACACATTAGCGGTCACAGCCATTCTGATTCCCATGTAAAATAGCCTTTTGAGTGGCTAAGATATCACTCATAATATTTGGGGGGGGGTAGAAATGTTCAACAACAAACAAATAACTACCAGGAAGTTTTAAGGTGAGGAGCTAATATTCATGAGCTTGCCTTGATTGACAGCTCTTAGAAAGGCCTCTGTCATGAAACTTGAATGCAGTGAGCAGTGTTGCAGTAAAATCATCTCAAGCAGATTTGGTGAAACACAAGCAACTCAAACAACATTGAAATTACATCAATGATGTACATATTTTAATCTCCCATTCGGCATGTCTCTTGTGATGCGGTTCACAGCAGCACTGACAGatgtgttgacatgacaactgAGTCATAGTTTTGTTCGACCCTCCCCCGTTTTGTTCCATGCTgtctgaagacctagctagcgaCTAGCTAACACctgacacagatgaagacctagctagcgaCTAGCTAACACctgacacagatgaagacctagctagcgactagctaacaccagacacagatgaagacctagctagcgactagctaacaccagacacagatgaagacctagctagccactagctaacaccagacacagatgaagacctagctagccactagctaacaccagacacagatgaagacctagctagccactagctaacaccagacacagatgaagacctagctagcgactagctaacaccagacacagatgaagacctagctagccactagctaacaccagacacagatgaagacctagctagccactagctaacaccagacacagatgaagacctagctagcgactagctaacaccagacacagatgaagacctagctagcgactagctaacaccagacacagatgaagacctagctagccactagctaacaccagacacagatgaagacctagctagccactagctaacaccagacacagatgaaatgGGAGACATGGGAGTATCTTTGCCATAGATGAATAGTGTAGACTTTTAATTATATTTGCTGACACCCTACAGTCTAAATTTGGCAACAGTAGAGTAGCTATATAAACCAAACCCCTCCGCAAACACTCTTTCTAAAATGTTCGTAACAAGGCGGTACTTACTTAAATTAGGTAAGAGAATATCATGTTACCGTTGGTGTGTTAAAATTAGTTAGGGTGATGTCACCCTATCCCTTTAATAATCATGAatccaagtgtttgacatggggGAGGGGACCCAAACCTTTTCAATGTAGAAGCAACAGTAATTTTTCATACTTCTGATCATTGTATTTTGATTTGGTTTCATCCAAATATCATCCAGTTTGATTTAAAACGTAATTTGGACTGTTCATGACCCTCTGTCATTGTCCTCACACTAACCTTGAATTTGTTTGTTTTGACCAAGAACACAAGACAATCAGCACCATGGTACAGTGGTCTCATAAGAAGACAAGTCGGCTATAGATAATGCCTTGATGTTTTCATATCTCACTACTtcacttatttttatttttttaactcgCCAAAACTCACGTGCTCATTGGGCTTGAACAAGACTCTTTACACTTCAGCCAAGAGACTTTCTTTTACACATTTCTATTGTTGTTGGTATTACAATTGATGCTATTATTTATTGATATATTTTTGTATTAGTTGTGTCTTTCTTGCCATATAAAGGCGGTACACTCAAGCTCTCGCTGTAGCATAGACCGCTGTACAGGCTTTCCAGTTACTATACCCAAATAGGCTTTTTTTCTCtaaatatgtacatacagtatacaaaATTCAAGAATTGTTAGAGTGCTTATTTGAGAAGAAATGTGtaatttgaaatgttttatttcattctTATGTTCTTGTGCCAAGTTGTTTTTCTCCATCCTCACTCGATGACCTTACCATAATACCGCTtatctggttgtatctctgtttacaaacatatatttaTTGTGTTGTATAtactataattattattattctcaTCATGATGCTGTTTGTTGTAAATGATTTACTCTTATCATCCcttatggtgatggtgtggctGTATTGCGTACCTCTTGTTGAGAGAATGTTTATTACACATGCTTATTCAGTGTAAAATGATCCATTGGTATTGGCTAACTGAGAAGCTTGCTCAGAGCGAAGGAGGACAGGGGAAAGCCAAATAGTTTTTTAGAAGAAGCTGTTCCTTGGCCCATGGGCTGTGCCTTAAATTCAACATGCCATGTTTTAGTCTCTGTTATTTTTCTTCTCCTCGTTTGCTGCATTAGGTAGTCTTGTGGTTTGAGCTGACCTGACCCAGACAATGGCCTCGAGTTGTGAAAGGAATTCATGAAATAATGTTGCCTTTTTCCATATCAGAAATATTATGTGAACATGGAAAAAAAGGCAGCACGTGCTTGCTACACATTCTGTTGTCAAGTTTGAAAATGGAGGTCATGGATGTGGAGTTCCAGTTCCGACTCAGGCCAGGCTGGATCTGTGGGGACGGTGGATCCTATAGGGTTGTGACACATCCACGTGTTCAGTCACTGCTGCATTTATTTAGGCTGAAACACTCACGATGTGCTACTCAGCCATGCTTGGCAAGCACGTTCACTCATACCACATGCAATATCCAAAACCACTGTCATCTTTCTGCTTAAAGAGGAGAAGGCTAGTAATTATGGAGTGAGGTGGGGTGGGGGTAAAGGGGGGTGTCATCTTTCTGCTTAAAGAGGAGAAGGCTAGTAATTATGGAGTGAGGTGGGGTGGGGGTAAGGGGGGGGATGTCATCCTAAAAACACATCCTTCGATGGGGACTCTTATTTTGACACGCATACTGTAGATTCTAAACAGCCCTGGACCAATGGAAGCGGTGggttcttttctcattttgtgttCTTATGGGATGAAAGAAATACACAAACTGTAACACACAAACTGTAACTTCAAAAAGGTCTTCAGGACAATTATTTTTGGGTTATGTCTTTAGAAT containing:
- the LOC124034504 gene encoding cAMP-specific 3',5'-cyclic phosphodiesterase 4D-like isoform X2, whose translation is MAQQAGVGVGVDTLAVPPMAKHIGLNEDLVKILRENLLQPERTRGHRRSPSSISPRLSPRNSPRLLRRMMINNSNHKKRRFTVAHTCFDVDNGTSSGRSPLDPMASPGSGLILQGNFVHSQRRESFLYRSDSDYDLSPKSMSRNSSIASDIHGDDMIVTPFAQVLASLRTVRNHFAALSNCSQDRASNKRSPMCNPPPITKTTFTEEAYQKLATETLEELDWCLDQLETLQTRHSVGEMASNKFKRMLNRELSHLSEMSRSGNQVSEFISSTFLDKQHEVEMPTPQTQKEKEDKKNRPMSEISGVKKLQHSSSLTNSNIPRFGVKSETEDELAKEMEDVNKWGLNVFKVTQFSGNRPLTVMMHTIFQERDLLKTFKIPLDTFITYLMTLEDHYHGDVAYHNNIHAADVTQSTHVLLSTPALEAVFTDLEILAAIFASAIHDVDHPGVSNQFLINTNSELALMYNDSSVLENHHLAVGFKLLQEENCDIFQNLTKKQRQSLRKMVIDIVLATDMSKHMNLLADLKTMVETKKVTSSGVLLLDNYSDRIQVLQNMVHCADLSNPTKPLQLYRQWTDRIMEEFFTQGDRERERGMEISPMCDKHNASVQKSQVGFIDYIVHPLWETWADLVHPDAQDILDTLEDNREWYQSTIPQSPSPTLDEPEDGSRPPGGDKFQFELTLEEDGESDTEKDSGSQPEEEDEEEENSCSDSKTLCTQDSESTEILLDEQVGEEEEEEVEGESSSSQPCVVEEEEEGEEGEEKGEEKPADT
- the LOC124034504 gene encoding cAMP-specific 3',5'-cyclic phosphodiesterase 4D-like isoform X1, giving the protein MDTAGGNVTASLVSGSGSFGSSSSCTGGNANAPKHLWRQQNQAVLSPLHHALGVRTNNRVRRGFSDTEKYLSPKTMDRTYAVDTGHRPCLKKSRMSWPSSFQGLRRFDVDNGTSSGRSPLDPMASPGSGLILQGNFVHSQRRESFLYRSDSDYDLSPKSMSRNSSIASDIHGDDMIVTPFAQVLASLRTVRNHFAALSNCSQDRASNKRSPMCNPPPITKTTFTEEAYQKLATETLEELDWCLDQLETLQTRHSVGEMASNKFKRMLNRELSHLSEMSRSGNQVSEFISSTFLDKQHEVEMPTPQTQKEKEDKKNRPMSEISGVKKLQHSSSLTNSNIPRFGVKSETEDELAKEMEDVNKWGLNVFKVTQFSGNRPLTVMMHTIFQERDLLKTFKIPLDTFITYLMTLEDHYHGDVAYHNNIHAADVTQSTHVLLSTPALEAVFTDLEILAAIFASAIHDVDHPGVSNQFLINTNSELALMYNDSSVLENHHLAVGFKLLQEENCDIFQNLTKKQRQSLRKMVIDIVLATDMSKHMNLLADLKTMVETKKVTSSGVLLLDNYSDRIQVLQNMVHCADLSNPTKPLQLYRQWTDRIMEEFFTQGDRERERGMEISPMCDKHNASVQKSQVGFIDYIVHPLWETWADLVHPDAQDILDTLEDNREWYQSTIPQSPSPTLDEPEDGSRPPGGDKFQFELTLEEDGESDTEKDSGSQPEEEDEEEENSCSDSKTLCTQDSESTEILLDEQVGEEEEEEVEGESSSSQPCVVEEEEEGEEGEEKGEEKPADT